TACGCCTTGGCCTGCTGGGCGAGCCACACCTGGCCCTTGTCGTCGCGGTCCCACACGTAATTCGGGGTCGCGTCCGGGCCGCCGGGGTCGGTCGGCTGGATGCCCGAGTCGATGCCGAGGCGCAGGATGCTCAGCCCGGCGCCGGTGCTCCGGCTGAAGAGCAGGTCGAGGATCTCGCGTTGCCGTTCGGCGGGCAGGCCCTGCGAGCCCCGCATGATCTCGGCCCTGCCGAAGTGCTCGGAGATGCCGAAGCCGTCGATGGGCTGGTGCCGGGTGGAGCCGTTGATGGTGGCGGAGGCGTCCGCCCGGAGGTCCTCCGGCAGGGCCTCGGCGGTGACTCCGGCGGTCGTCAGCAGCACCGCGAGGGAGGTGACCGTCCAGGTTCTGATCCTGCGCAGCGTGATCCGTCCCGTCATGGGAGCGCTCCCAGTGGTATGCGGTCGCCCCTCGGGGTTTCCGAGGGGCGAGTTCGAGATGCTGAACAGCGTTCAGGGAGTTGGCACTGGTGAGGGAACGTAGAGCAGCGTTCCGGAAGCGTCAATCCCGCTCGCACCGCAACTGAGCGCCGGTGCCTAGCAGTTGGACTTCCCCGCGTAGATCGCCAGGGCGGTGTTCGAGCCGAGGGTGGCCGTGAGCCGGCCGCTGGAGTCGACCGTCACCGTCCTGTTGTTCTGCACGTCGCAGTAGGTTCCCGCCGGCAGCGAGGTCTGGTAGATCCGGGTCAGGGAGCCCGGCTCGTGGTTGATGGCCACGAAGCCCTTGCCGCCCCGGCCGAAGGCGATGGCGTCGCCGCCGTTGTCCCACCAGTCGGTGACGGCCTGGCCCCGGGTGGCGTTGCGGAAGCCGACCATGGACCTGATCTCCGGCCAGTCGTGCTGGCACTTCCAGCCGTTCTGCCAGCAGGCGTTCACCTGGCCACCGTTCGGCGGGCCGGCGTCGTGGTCGGTGAACTCGTAGCCGGAGTTGATGTCGGGGGCGCCGTAGGGCCAGGCCAGCATGAAGACGTTGGCGAGGGTGTAGTTCGCGTTGTCCTTGTAGCTGAGGGTCGAGCCGTTGCGCTCGGTGTCGTGGTTGTCGACGAAGACACCGGAGACACCGCTGTTCATATAGCCCCAGCCCTCGCCGTAGTTCTTCAGATAGGCGAGGTTCTCGTTGGTGAAGACCCGCTTGAGGTCGTAGGCGTAGCGGAACTCCTGGACGTCGCCGTTGCCGGTGTACTCGGTGGGCTGGACGGCCTCACCCGAGCCGTGGATGACCTCCTGTTTCCAGTACGCCGACGGGTTGCTCAGCCGGGACTTGATGTTCGCCAGGTCGGCGGCGTCCATGTGCTTGGCCGCGTCGATGCGGAAGCCGTCGACGCCGAGGGAGAGCAGGTCGTTCATGTAACCGGCGATCGCGCCGCGGACGTGGTTCTCGCCCGTGTCGAGGTCGGAGAGGCCGACCAGTTCGCAGTGCTGGACGTTCCAGCGGTCCTGGTAGTTGCCGATCCGGCTCGTGCAGTCGTCGAAGTCGGGCGCGGAGTACAGGCCCGGGTAGTCGTACTTGGTGTACTGCGAGCCGCCGGTGCCGGTGCCGTCGCCCGCCGCCATGTGGTTGATGACGGTGTCGGCGACGACCTTCACACCGGCCGCGTGGCAGGTGTTCACCATGTTGCGGAACGCCGTGCGGTCGCCGAGCCGGCCGGCGATCTTGTAGCTGACCGGCTGGTACGAGGTCCACCACTGCGGGCCCTGTATGTGCTCGGCGGGCGGGGAGACCTGGACGTAGCCGTACCCGGCGGGCCCGAGGGTGCTGGTGCACTCACGGGCGACCGAGGCGAAGTTCCACTCGAAGAGGACGGCGGTGACGTCCTTGGTGCCAGGTGGGGAGGCCTGCGCACCAGTCGGGTTCATGACAACCGAAGCCGCGGCGAGCGCGACGGCGGCGAGGTGTCTGCGTGTCATGTGGGGTTTCCTTCTTCGTTGAAGGTTCTTGCAGCAAGGTTCAGAAACCTTGCGGTGCCGCAGATAGTAGAGGCCCGCCGCCCGAAAGGGCAGCGGGCCGTACGAAATTCAAAGGAAAATCAGGCGGTGATCGCCGTCGTCCACCACACCGTGGTGTCGGCGGGCACCTTCGCCTCGTCGTCGACCTGGACGATCTCCCCGCTGGCGACCAGCACCCGGCCGTACGCCGGCATCGCCACCGACTCGCCGGTGGTGTTCGCGACGCACACGAACTCCCCGCGCCGGAAGGCCAGCACGCCCTCGGGCGCCCGCAGCCACTCCACGGACGTGCCGGCGCCGAGGTCGGGCTGCTCGCGGCGCACCGCGAGCGCGGCCCGGTACAGCTCCAGGGTCGAGCCGGGCTCACCGGTCTGCGCCTCGACGCTCAGCTCGCCCCAGCCCTCCGGCTGCGGCAGCCAGCTGCCACCGTCACCGAAGCCGTACGACGAACCCGTCCGGGTCCACGGGATCGGCACCCGGCAGCCGTCACGGAAACCGTCCTGGCCCGCGCCCCGGAAGTACGCCGGGTCCTGGCGCACCTCGTCCGGCAGGTCGACGACGTCGGGCAGGCCGAGCTCCTCGCCCTGGTAGACGTACGCCGAGCCGGGAAGCGCCAGCATCAGCAGGCTCGCCGCCCGGGCCCTGCGCAGCCCCAGTTCACGGTCGCCGGCCAGGCGGATCTGCGTGCCGAGGCCGGGCGGGTTGGCGAAGCGGGTGGCGTGCCGGGTCACGTCGTGGTTGGACAGCACCCAGGTGGCGGGGGCACCGACCGGGCGCATGGCCTCCAGGGTGCGGTCGATGACCTCGCGCATCTCCTCGGCGTCCCAGTGGGTGCTGAGGTACTGGAAGTTGAAGGCCTGGTGCAGCTCGTCGGGGCGGACGTAGTTCGCGGTGCGCTCGATGGTGGGGGTCCAGGCCTCCGCCACGAAGATCCGCCCACCCGTCTCCCACCACCGCCCTTCTGTCGAAGGCCCTTCGGGCCCCTTCCTTTCCGCGTACTCGTCGAGGATGAGCCGCCACTGCCGGTAGATCTCGTGCACACCGTCCTGGTCGAAGAAGGGCATGACATCGTTGCCCAGCAGTTTCACCTGGTCATGGGATCCAAGGTCGGGCAGCCCCTCGGCCTTCACCAGACCGTGGGCGACGTCGATCCGGAAGCCGTCGACGCCCATGTCCAGCCAGAAGCGCAGGATGGAGCGGAACTCGTCGCCGACCGCCGGGTGCTCCCAGTTGAAGTCGGGCTGCTCGGGGGCGAAGAGGTGCAGGTACCACTCGCCGGGCGTGCCGTCGGGTTCGGTGACGCGGGTCCACGCCGGCCCGCCGAAGATCGACTCCCAGTCGTTGGGCGGCAACTCGCCGTTCTCCCCCTTGCCGGGGCGGAAGTGGTAGCGCTCCCGCAGCGAGGAGCCCGGGCCTTCGGCGACGGCCCGCTTGAACCACTCGTGCTGGTCGGAGGAGTGGTTCGGGACCAGGTCGACGATGATCCGCAGGCTCAGCCGGTGGGCGTCGCGGATCAGCGCGTCGGCGTGCAGGAGGTTGCCGAACATCGGGTCGACGGCGCGGTAGTCGGCGACGTCGTAGCCGGCGTCGGCCTGCGGCGAGGCGTAGAAGGGGCTGAGCCACACGGCGTCCACGCCGAGGTCGCGCAGGTACGGCAGGCGGGTGCGGACACCTTCCAGGTCGCCCATGCCGTCACCGTTGCTGTCGGCGAAGCTGCGCGGGTACACCTGGTAGATCACCGCCTCCCGCCACCAGTCGCGGCGCTTGGCGACGGCGACTGCGGACGTGGGGGTGGGGGCAGGTGCGGCTGGGTGCTGGCTCATGTCGTCCTTGATGCGATGGGGGTCCCCCCGCTCGAGCGGGTTCGAGAGTGGGGGGAGAGGTGTGGTCATGTGAGACGTGGGGTGGGTGACGAGGCGGCCGCGGCACAGCGGGGTCGGATGGGCACCGCGGCCGCCTCGGGCTTGTGGAGTGCGGTGGGACCGCGCCCCGCAGGGCGCGGGGTCACCCCTTCGTGCCACCAGCGGTGAGCCCGGTCACCAGGTTCTTCTGCACGAGGTAGAAGAACAGGGCGGCCGGTATCGCGATCAGCACAGCCGTCGCGGCCATCAGGTTGCGCTGTGCGTCGTGCTCGCTCACGAACGTCTGCAGACCGACGGCGAACGTGTACTTGTCGTCGCTCAGCATGAACGTCGAGGCGAACGCGACCTCACCGAAGGCCGTGAGGAAGCTGTAGAACGCCGCGACCGCGAGGCCCGGCTTGGCGAGCGGCAGGATGAGCCGCGCGAACGTGCCGAAGGGGGTCAGCCCGTCGACGCGCCCGGCCTCGTCGATCTCGAACGGGATGGTGTCGAAATAGCCCTTCATCAGCCAGGCGCAGTACGGCACGATCGTGGTGCAGTTGACAAGGATGAGACCAAGGTAGCTGTCGATGAGCTGCAGATCCGAGAGGATCTGGTACATCGGCACGATCAGTACCGCGATCGGGAACATCTGGGTGACCAGCAGCACCCACATCAGCTTCCGGTAGCCGGGGAACCGCATGCGGGAGACGGCGTAGCCGGTGGACGCGGCGACGATGACGCCGATGAGCGTCGTGCCCAGCACCACGACCAGCGTGCTCTTCAGCCAGTCGAAGAAGCCGGTGTCCTGCAGGACGAACGCGTAGTTGTCGAACGTCATCTTGTCCCAGATGCGCCCGGGGTGGAGGTAGTCGTCCTTGTCCGGGCCGAGGGACAGGAAGACCAGCCAGGCGATCGGGAAGAGCGCGGTCAGGCTCGCGCCGATCAGCACGGCGTGCGAGGCGAGGGCGGCCGCGCGGCTCTGCTCGCCGCGCCGGCGCGTCCTGCCGGGGGCGCCCGCGGGGCGCCGCTCGGCCGCCGGGGCGGGGGTCTCGACGGTGGTAGTACTCATTTCGGACTCCTGCCTCAGATCGCGAGCTGCTGCTCGTTGCGGTTCAGCCAGCGGCGGTAGAAGGAGGTGAAGACGATCAGGATGGACAGGAGCAGGATTCCGTAGGCGGCGGACTGGGCGTAGTCGCGCGGTTGCTGCCCGAAGCCCAGGTGGTAGGCCCACGTCACGAGGATCTGGGCGTCCGGGGCGGTGTTGCCGAACAACAGGAAGATGATGGCGAACTGGTTGAAGGTCCAGATGACGCCGAGGAGTACGACCGT
This is a stretch of genomic DNA from Streptomyces hawaiiensis. It encodes these proteins:
- a CDS encoding alpha-amylase codes for the protein MTRRHLAAVALAAASVVMNPTGAQASPPGTKDVTAVLFEWNFASVARECTSTLGPAGYGYVQVSPPAEHIQGPQWWTSYQPVSYKIAGRLGDRTAFRNMVNTCHAAGVKVVADTVINHMAAGDGTGTGGSQYTKYDYPGLYSAPDFDDCTSRIGNYQDRWNVQHCELVGLSDLDTGENHVRGAIAGYMNDLLSLGVDGFRIDAAKHMDAADLANIKSRLSNPSAYWKQEVIHGSGEAVQPTEYTGNGDVQEFRYAYDLKRVFTNENLAYLKNYGEGWGYMNSGVSGVFVDNHDTERNGSTLSYKDNANYTLANVFMLAWPYGAPDINSGYEFTDHDAGPPNGGQVNACWQNGWKCQHDWPEIRSMVGFRNATRGQAVTDWWDNGGDAIAFGRGGKGFVAINHEPGSLTRIYQTSLPAGTYCDVQNNRTVTVDSSGRLTATLGSNTALAIYAGKSNC
- a CDS encoding glycoside hydrolase family 13 protein — encoded protein: MSQHPAAPAPTPTSAVAVAKRRDWWREAVIYQVYPRSFADSNGDGMGDLEGVRTRLPYLRDLGVDAVWLSPFYASPQADAGYDVADYRAVDPMFGNLLHADALIRDAHRLSLRIIVDLVPNHSSDQHEWFKRAVAEGPGSSLRERYHFRPGKGENGELPPNDWESIFGGPAWTRVTEPDGTPGEWYLHLFAPEQPDFNWEHPAVGDEFRSILRFWLDMGVDGFRIDVAHGLVKAEGLPDLGSHDQVKLLGNDVMPFFDQDGVHEIYRQWRLILDEYAERKGPEGPSTEGRWWETGGRIFVAEAWTPTIERTANYVRPDELHQAFNFQYLSTHWDAEEMREVIDRTLEAMRPVGAPATWVLSNHDVTRHATRFANPPGLGTQIRLAGDRELGLRRARAASLLMLALPGSAYVYQGEELGLPDVVDLPDEVRQDPAYFRGAGQDGFRDGCRVPIPWTRTGSSYGFGDGGSWLPQPEGWGELSVEAQTGEPGSTLELYRAALAVRREQPDLGAGTSVEWLRAPEGVLAFRRGEFVCVANTTGESVAMPAYGRVLVASGEIVQVDDEAKVPADTTVWWTTAITA
- a CDS encoding sugar ABC transporter permease; protein product: MSTTTVETPAPAAERRPAGAPGRTRRRGEQSRAAALASHAVLIGASLTALFPIAWLVFLSLGPDKDDYLHPGRIWDKMTFDNYAFVLQDTGFFDWLKSTLVVVLGTTLIGVIVAASTGYAVSRMRFPGYRKLMWVLLVTQMFPIAVLIVPMYQILSDLQLIDSYLGLILVNCTTIVPYCAWLMKGYFDTIPFEIDEAGRVDGLTPFGTFARLILPLAKPGLAVAAFYSFLTAFGEVAFASTFMLSDDKYTFAVGLQTFVSEHDAQRNLMAATAVLIAIPAALFFYLVQKNLVTGLTAGGTKG